GGCGGTACGCCCCTGGCCAGAAGGAGGGCTGCGCTGCCGCTGGCGTGGGGCGCGGCCATGGAGGTGCCGGAGAGCCGGCGCGTCCCTCCGCCGGGCCAGAGCGAGAGGATGTCCACCCCCGGGGCCACCAGGTCCAGCTCCGGTCCCCGGCTGGAAAAGCGCGCCACCCGGTTCTGCCGGTCGATGGCGCCGACGGCCAACACCTCCGGATAGCGGGCGGGGAAGAGGACCGTGCCCGGCACGGGTCCCGCGTTTCCCGCCGCGCAGACCAGCACCATGCTCCGCGAGGCGGCCCGCACCGCTTCGCGCATGGTGGGGTTCTCGGTCCAGCTGCCCAGGCTCAGGTTGACCACCTGGATGCGGTGCTGGAGGCACCACTCGAGCCCGAGGACGAGGTGGGAGAGGCGGCCGCCGCCCTCCCGGTCCAGCGCCTTGACGGGGTGGATCCAGACCCGCGGCGCCACCCCCAGGAGGGCGCCGTGCGCGGCGATCACGCCGGCCACATGGGTGCCGTGCCCGTTATCGTCGGCAGGCGGGGTGCCGGGGTGGAGCAGGTTGACGCCGGGCCCGATGCGCCCCGCCAGCGCCGGATGGTTGAGATCGACGCCCGTGTCCACGACGGCTACGTGGACGTCTTCCCCCTGGCTCCAGCGCCAGGCCTCGGGGGCGCGCACGCGGAGGACGCCCCACGGCAGCATGGCATCGCCACGGACGGGCTGCCAGCCGCCGGCCGGCGCAGGCGGGAGCGGGGGGCGGGGCCCCCGCCACGGCTCCGCCCGCTCGGGCCACCCTGGGCGCAGGCGGCCCAGCCGGCTGCAGGCGCCGCGAAGCCAGGCGCGCAGGCCGGCGGGGGCGGGGGGGCCCGGGGAGCGGCCTCCGCCCGCCTCCCAGGGGTCCTCCTCCCCCGCTCCCTCCTCTCCCTGGTGGCCGACCAGGCGGAGCGGAAGGTCCTCGTCGACGCGCAGGACGTCACCGCGCCTGTCCAGGGCGGCCAGCGCGCCCTCCTCGGCGAACTCGGCCACCACCGCGTGGATGAGCGAGAGCCGCCTGAGGACCACGCCGCCCATGCGGCGGATCTCGCCCAGGTCGATGCGGCTCCCCTGGCGGAAGACCACGATCCTCCGGACCGTCCCGCTCCCCTCCCCGGCGGGGGAGCCGGGGCGGCGGCCGACACCGCCTCCTCCGAAAAGGCTGCGCATGCCCGTACACCCCCGCGCCAGCCTATGGACAGGGGGGCGGAGAGGTGCGGACAGCCCGGCCGCCCGGCTGCCTCGCCGGGCGGCGAAAGAGACGGGGGACGGATGACGGGAGAGCGGGGAACGTGCGGCGGGCGGCTTCCGGCCAGGCGCTCAGGCCTGGGCCCCGTCCCCCGCCGCCTGCTCCTGGCCGATCTTGTAGAGGAGAAGCTCGAAGGCGGCCTCCCGGTAGCGATCCAGCTCTTGCTCCAAGCGCCGCGCGAAGGCGTCCCGCTCGAGACGGTGGAGGATGTACAGCCAGAGGGCGGGGTAGTCGCTGCCCGCCAAGTCGTGGCGGAGGCGTGCCGCCGCGGCGCTCCGCTGCCCCGCCGGGATCTCGTCGAAAAAGAGCGCCAGGGCCGCCCAGAGGCGCTCGTCCTCCGTCACCGCCTGGAGGGTGCAGAAGAGGTCGAACTCCTCGTCCGACGCCTGCCGCAACCGTTCCTCGGTCCAACCCAGCCTCTCCAGGACCTCGTCGCCGTCCAGGGTGACCATGCGGGCGCACCTCCTGCGCACGGGCTCCGCGACGACCTTCCGAGTCGATCATAGGGCCCGGTCCAGGAGGCGGGATATACTCCCGCCGGGCGAGGGGATGCGCCGCCTCGCCCGCCCGTTTCGCCCCGGCGGGCGAGGCGCGGGCTCCGCCGCCTCACCCCCTTCGGGGAGACGGGGGAAAGCTGGCCCCTCCCCCTCCCTCCTACGATCCGGCGGAGAAGGGGGAGGACCAGCGCTCCCGGTCGCGGCGGCGGTACTTCTCCAGCGTCTCGCGCCACGCCCGGTCCAGATCGATCTCCAGGCGGTTGGCGATGCAGGCGACCACGTAGAGGATGTCGCCCAGCTCCCCCGCCACCGAGCCCTCCGGCTCGTCGGAGCGCTTCCGTTTCGGCCCGTAGAGGTGGTTCAGCTCCCGCGCCAGCTCTCCCACCTCTTCGCTGAGGCGCGCCAGCAGCTCCAGGGGCTCCCAGTAGACGGCGCCCTGCTCCCGGATCCAGGCGTCGGTCTCCTCCTGCAGCCTGCGGAGCAGCGCCGGCCCGGCCCCTCCTGCCGTCCCCCCGCTCATGTCGCCGCCTCCAGCCAGGCGCCCAGCTCGATCCGGCGGATCTCCTCCACCGGCTCGATGCCGGCCAGCGCCGCCACCGTGGCGTCGTCCACCGGCTGGTCGGTGCCCAACACCATCACCGCCTCGCCGCCGGGCGCCCTGCGCCCGAGGCGCATCTCGGCGATGTTGACGCCCCGCTCGCCCAGGATGCTCCCGAGGCGGCCCACGATTCCCGGACGGTCGGCGTGCCGGCTGAGCAGCATGTGGGGCGTGGGCACCAGGTCGATGGGAAAGTCGTCCAGGGCGACGATGCGCGCCCTCCCGTCCGGGTCGAGCCGGGCGCGCAGGCGGCGGCGGGCGCCGGGCGGCCCCGCCTCCAGGCTGACTTCCTGCGGCGCCAGCCCGTCGCGCTCGCTGCGCAGCTCCCAGTGCACCCCCTGCTCCGCGGCGACGGCGGCGGCGTTGACCAGGTTGAGCGGCGAGTTGAGCACCGCGCCCAGGAGGCCGGCCAGCACCGCCGAGGCCACCAGCTCCGCGGCCCGCCCCTGCAGCGCCAGCCCGATGCTCACCTGTTCGAGCCGCGTGGGCAGCGCCTGGACGAAGAAGGGGCCGAGGACGGTCGCCAGCCCCAGGAAGGGACGGACCGCCATCCACTCCTCCTCGCTGAGCGGCGGCAGGTTGACCGCGTTTCGCACCGGCTTGCCCGCGAACCAGCGGACCAGCTCCTCGGCCACCGTCTCGGCGTTCAGCCGCTGGGCCTCCACGGTGGAAGCGCCCAGGTGGGGGGTGGCCACCACGTTCTCCAACCGCAGGAGCGGGTGGTCGGGCCCGGGCGGCTCCTCCTCCCAGACGTCCAGCGCGGCGCCGGCCAGCCGGCCCTC
This is a stretch of genomic DNA from Bacillota bacterium. It encodes these proteins:
- a CDS encoding nucleotide pyrophosphohydrolase; the protein is MSGGTAGGAGPALLRRLQEETDAWIREQGAVYWEPLELLARLSEEVGELARELNHLYGPKRKRSDEPEGSVAGELGDILYVVACIANRLEIDLDRAWRETLEKYRRRDRERWSSPFSAGS
- a CDS encoding S8 family peptidase is translated as MRSLFGGGGVGRRPGSPAGEGSGTVRRIVVFRQGSRIDLGEIRRMGGVVLRRLSLIHAVVAEFAEEGALAALDRRGDVLRVDEDLPLRLVGHQGEEGAGEEDPWEAGGGRSPGPPAPAGLRAWLRGACSRLGRLRPGWPERAEPWRGPRPPLPPAPAGGWQPVRGDAMLPWGVLRVRAPEAWRWSQGEDVHVAVVDTGVDLNHPALAGRIGPGVNLLHPGTPPADDNGHGTHVAGVIAAHGALLGVAPRVWIHPVKALDREGGGRLSHLVLGLEWCLQHRIQVVNLSLGSWTENPTMREAVRAASRSMVLVCAAGNAGPVPGTVLFPARYPEVLAVGAIDRQNRVARFSSRGPELDLVAPGVDILSLWPGGGTRRLSGTSMAAPHASGSAALLLARGVPPREVPGRLRQAAQPVGTGDPREEGAGCVDAFGAVQAWLAGRRGAALTEAL
- the serA gene encoding phosphoglycerate dehydrogenase: RLSIVGRAGVGVDNVDVAEATRRGVVVVNVPDGNTLAAAEHTFALMLAMVRQLPAADAALRAGRWERHRVGVQLFGKTLGVVGMGRIGRQVALRALAFGMRVLGYDPYLGAGAGAGDVRLVGLEELLAEADIVTVHTPLTPQTRHLLGARELARMKPGAYVVNCARGGIVDEAALAAALGEGRLAGAALDVWEEEPPGPDHPLLRLENVVATPHLGASTVEAQRLNAETVAEELVRWFAGKPVRNAVNLPPLSEEEWMAVRPFLGLATVLGPFFVQALPTRLEQVSIGLALQGRAAELVASAVLAGLLGAVLNSPLNLVNAAAVAAEQGVHWELRSERDGLAPQEVSLEAGPPGARRRLRARLDPDGRARIVALDDFPIDLVPTPHMLLSRHADRPGIVGRLGSILGERGVNIAEMRLGRRAPGGEAVMVLGTDQPVDDATVAALAGIEPVEEIRRIELGAWLEAAT